The following proteins are encoded in a genomic region of Sorangiineae bacterium MSr12523:
- a CDS encoding DNA/RNA non-specific endonuclease, which yields MRRNRLWILVLLAASTMAGLPACAGAADSYDETVTGDKLAPQTTTVEDFESGTKTAYAAANVTFASGTWNLDDALVGTLAGDVKNGSQATRIRNAGKVTMGFDRANAGTVTIRSATYGSDANGSWGLFYSRNQGSTWTQVGSAITTSPNALSTATFAVNQSGSVRLQVRKLDGGTNRIDVDDVSIADYSGGGGGSDGGTDSGGGDGGSGGSGASLSVHTTLGIPSNASTNNPNDYLAVKSEYVHAYNSSRKIPNWVSWELNTSYLGSVDRSNNYRPDDTLPSGMAQASLADYSGSGYDRGHICPSGDRTKTTTANGLTFFLSNMVPQAANNNRGPWEKLESYSRSLANSGKELFIVAGGIVTSGSKTIGSGVVVPDSTFKVVAVLDHVGDGAADVTTSTRIIAVVMPNDDSEIDMGADWKSFRVSARSIENATNLNFLSDVPQNIQDVIEARVDNQ from the coding sequence ATGCGACGAAATCGCCTTTGGATCCTCGTACTTCTCGCCGCCAGCACCATGGCCGGCCTCCCGGCATGCGCCGGCGCGGCTGATTCTTATGACGAAACGGTCACGGGCGACAAGCTCGCGCCTCAGACCACGACAGTGGAAGATTTCGAGTCGGGCACCAAGACGGCATATGCCGCAGCGAACGTCACGTTCGCATCGGGCACGTGGAACTTGGACGATGCCTTGGTCGGCACGCTCGCCGGCGACGTGAAAAATGGCTCCCAGGCCACGCGCATTCGCAACGCCGGCAAGGTCACCATGGGCTTCGACCGGGCGAATGCAGGCACGGTCACCATCCGCAGCGCCACCTACGGCTCGGATGCGAACGGCTCCTGGGGCCTCTTCTATTCGCGCAATCAGGGCTCCACCTGGACGCAGGTCGGTTCGGCCATCACCACGTCCCCCAACGCCTTGTCCACCGCCACCTTTGCGGTGAACCAATCGGGCAGCGTGCGCCTGCAAGTGCGCAAGCTCGACGGCGGGACCAATCGCATCGACGTCGACGACGTGTCCATCGCCGATTACTCGGGTGGTGGTGGCGGCAGCGACGGCGGGACGGATTCGGGCGGCGGAGACGGCGGATCGGGCGGCAGTGGCGCGAGCCTCAGCGTGCACACCACGTTGGGTATCCCGTCGAATGCGTCGACGAACAATCCGAACGACTACCTCGCCGTCAAATCCGAGTACGTTCACGCGTACAACAGCAGCCGCAAGATCCCCAATTGGGTGAGCTGGGAGCTCAACACGAGCTACCTCGGAAGCGTCGACCGCTCGAACAATTACCGCCCCGACGACACCCTCCCCTCCGGGATGGCACAAGCGTCGCTCGCGGACTACAGCGGAAGCGGCTACGACCGCGGCCATATCTGCCCCTCGGGCGATCGCACCAAGACGACGACCGCCAACGGCCTCACCTTCTTCCTCTCGAACATGGTGCCCCAGGCCGCGAACAACAACCGCGGCCCCTGGGAAAAGCTCGAGTCGTACAGCCGCAGCCTGGCCAACTCCGGCAAGGAGCTCTTCATCGTCGCGGGCGGCATCGTCACCTCCGGCTCGAAGACCATCGGCTCCGGCGTGGTCGTGCCGGATAGCACCTTCAAGGTGGTCGCCGTCCTCGATCACGTGGGCGATGGCGCGGCCGACGTCACCACGAGCACGCGCATCATTGCCGTGGTCATGCCCAATGACGACAGCGAGATCGATATGGGCGCC